TGTCATCCTGAGGGAGCCTAAGCGTAGGTGTCATCCTGAGGGAGCGTAAGCGACCGAAGGATCTCCCATAAAACCGTGTTTTCTGAGATTCTTCGGCCTTCGGCCTCAGAATGACTTTTTTAGCGTTATTATTTTTAATTTCGGTTAAGGTATGCACTTTTAAAACTTAAATCGCTCTAAAACTGCGCACTTTTAATTCGTAGATAACAGGGCACGATATAATTCTTGACAAAAATCAGCCAATATAGTATAGTAAATTCAATTTGAATTGAGGAGGTGAGAATTTTGGAAGCATATTGTGTAAAATGTAAAAGTAAAAAGGAAATGAAGGACGCCCAAAAAGTTACCATGAAGAATGGAAGACCGGCTATGAAGGGCAAATGTCCAGACTGCGGCACGGGAATGTATCGAATATTAAAACCTGGAGCTTAATTATATTTTTGACATCAAAGAGGCATGTCGAGTAAGATTAGACAAAAGCGGCATGCCTTTTTAAATGAGCAAAGGATTTATGGAGTAAGGAGGTGGAAGTTATAGATTCAGGAGAAAAATCCTTGATTTGTGCCCGGGCCTGCCGGGACAAAAAAGGAGAGAATATTCTTTTAATCGATTTAAAGAAGATTTCTAATTTTACCGATTTTTTTGTTATCTGTGACGGCCAATCAGACAGGCATCTTAAAGCTATAGCCGACAACATATTAGGTGAATTAAAGCATTTCAATATTCGGGTTTGGCATATTGATGGTTACCGGGAAGGTAGGTGGATCTTACTCGATTATAACGATGTTATTGTTCATATATTTTGTAAGGAACTGCGGTCTTTTTATGACTTAGAGCGGTTATGGTCAAAGGCCCCCAGGAGTGCTTTGTGAGCCAAAGGATAGAAGAGGAGATCATTATTTTAGTCAATAAGGCAGTAGACAGGCTTAAAACCAAAGGCCTGCTTCCTGCTGAATCTGCCGGCCGGATAAAGCTGGAAACTCCCAAGAATGAATCAGTCGGGGATCTTTCGACAAACCTTGCTATGGATATTGCCCGCCGGACTAAGATACCTTCAACCAAGGTCGCTGAGCTGATTGTTGGCGAGATTAAAAATAGATTCGGGCAAACCCCTCTTCTTACCAGTAAGCTTAAAAAGATCGAGATCAAACCCCCGGGATTTATAAATTTTTTCTTAAACGTAAGATATTTGTATAATGTCTTATTCGAGATAAAAAGATCCAATAAAAATTATGGAAGGTCAAATATCGGCAGGCGCAGGCGTGTTCAGGTTGAATTTGTCAGCGCTAATCCCACCGGGCCCCTGACCATAGCTCATGGCCGTCAGGCGGCAGTAGGCGATAGCTTGGCTAATATCCTGCGGGTGAACGGGTACCGGGTCAGCAAAGAATATTACATTAATGACCAGGGCAGCCAGATCGAACTTTTAGGCAGCTCTGTAAAAGCCCGATATTTCGAGATATTTGAAAAGGATTGCTCCTTCCCGGAAAATGGATATAAGGGCCAATATATCAGGGCGATAGCCCGGAAAATCGCCGATAAATACGGGCCTAGATATCTTAATTCCTCAGATAAAAAGACATTAAGCTTCTTTTCAGGATACGCGTTAAAGGTGATTCTGAGCGGAATCAAGAAAGACCTTAAGGAATTCAAGGTAAATTTTGATAGTTGGTTTTCACAGGCCGCATTTAGTAAAACAGGCAGGGTTAAAAAAACGCTTCAGGATTTGAACAAAAGGGGTTATCTTTACAACAAGGACGGAGCTACCTGGCTTGAGTCAACACGTTTTGGCGATGACAAAGATCGGGTTTTGATAAAACAAGATAGTAGTTTTACCTATATCACCCCTGACATAGCTTATCACCGGGACAAATTCAGGCGCGGTTTTAAAAAGATTATTGATATCTGGGGGCCGGACCATCACGGGTATATTCCCCGGTTAAAAGCAGCTATGCAGGCCCTGGGTTATCCCAGGGGAGCATTATCAATGCTTATTGTCCAATTAGTTACCATATATGACCGGGGCAAGATCCTGGCGATGTCTACCAGGATGGGCGAGTTTGTTACCCTCGGGCAGCTTGTAAAGGAAACGGGCCTTGATGCGAGCCGTTTTTTCTTCTTGATGAGGAAGAGAGATTCGCATTTTGATTTTGATCTGGACCTGGCCCGCAAAGAATCAGAAGATAACCCGGTATATTATGTCCAGTATGCCTATGCCAGGGTTTGCAGTATTGTCCGGTTTTCCCGCCGGAGAATAAATACGAAGATTAATCCGTTTTTGCTTGATAAATCCGAGGAAATCCGTATAATAAAGATTCTGAGGTCTTATCCGGAAATTGTCTGCAGCAGCGCAAAGTCTCTTGAGCCGCAGCAGGTCACGCTTTATGTCCGCACGCTGGCTAAAAGCTTTCATAACTTTTATACCAAATACCGGGTAGTTACCAAAGATGCTCGTTTGACAACAGCCAGACTTCTTCTCGTTGATTGTGTGAGGATTGTTTTGAAGAATTGTCTGGATTTATTGGGAGTTGCAGCTCCAGAAAAGATGTGAGTAGATATGTCTGATCAATTAGAGAGAAGAAAATATCCCAGGGCAAAGGCGGATATTAGCCTTAAGATAGCCCGGACCGGCG
This DNA window, taken from Candidatus Omnitrophota bacterium, encodes the following:
- the rsfS gene encoding ribosome silencing factor translates to MEVIDSGEKSLICARACRDKKGENILLIDLKKISNFTDFFVICDGQSDRHLKAIADNILGELKHFNIRVWHIDGYREGRWILLDYNDVIVHIFCKELRSFYDLERLWSKAPRSAL
- the argS gene encoding arginine--tRNA ligase, which produces MSQRIEEEIIILVNKAVDRLKTKGLLPAESAGRIKLETPKNESVGDLSTNLAMDIARRTKIPSTKVAELIVGEIKNRFGQTPLLTSKLKKIEIKPPGFINFFLNVRYLYNVLFEIKRSNKNYGRSNIGRRRRVQVEFVSANPTGPLTIAHGRQAAVGDSLANILRVNGYRVSKEYYINDQGSQIELLGSSVKARYFEIFEKDCSFPENGYKGQYIRAIARKIADKYGPRYLNSSDKKTLSFFSGYALKVILSGIKKDLKEFKVNFDSWFSQAAFSKTGRVKKTLQDLNKRGYLYNKDGATWLESTRFGDDKDRVLIKQDSSFTYITPDIAYHRDKFRRGFKKIIDIWGPDHHGYIPRLKAAMQALGYPRGALSMLIVQLVTIYDRGKILAMSTRMGEFVTLGQLVKETGLDASRFFFLMRKRDSHFDFDLDLARKESEDNPVYYVQYAYARVCSIVRFSRRRINTKINPFLLDKSEEIRIIKILRSYPEIVCSSAKSLEPQQVTLYVRTLAKSFHNFYTKYRVVTKDARLTTARLLLVDCVRIVLKNCLDLLGVAAPEKM
- a CDS encoding DUF5679 domain-containing protein, translated to MEAYCVKCKSKKEMKDAQKVTMKNGRPAMKGKCPDCGTGMYRILKPGA